gtttttttattctaatattttatattcaacactttctTTCGATCTGTAGGTCACGCTCTCCTCCAAAAACCCAAACGACCGGGTCGGCATCTACTACGACAAGCTGGACGTGTACGCGGAATACAAGAACCAGCAGATCACCGTCCCGACGGAGCTCCCGACCGGGTACCAGGGCCACGACGACGTGTCGGTGTGGTCGCCCTACCTCGCCGCGACCAACGTGCCGCTGGCGCCGTACCTCGTGGTTGCGCTCGCCGAGGACCAGACCGCCGGCTATCTGCTCATCGACATCAAGGTCGATGGCCGCCTTCGCTGGAAGGTCGGCACCTGGATCTCCAGCAACTACCACATCTCCGTCAGCTGCCCCGCGTTCCTCACCGTCCTTAACGGTAACGGCAACGGTAACAGCGTAACCGGGTACCACTTTCAGCAGATCTCTTCGTGCACCGTTGACGTTTGACTTTTTGACCGTGATCGATCACTCTGTTCATTTGTTGGTGTAAAATTGAGTAGAATTACGTGTTGCCGGGTGGGGTACGTGTTATGGTGGATGTAATAATGGTGGAATAATATAGTGGGTGTGTAGGGGTAAAAACGAAATGAGAAATTGTGgtctttaattaatatttattattatatatttattgttgcTCAATTGTTCATATGTTGATTAGTTCGTGTCATAATTAAGTATCAAATGTTTGTTTGCAATTAATTCAGAAATTAATAAATGGTTtcagtattttatattttcaagtttttgacccttaatttatcaaattttaatcatgaaaaataaaggCTTCTTATTAGTGGCGTGCGATCGAATTCTTGTGTTttgaatttctctttttttctttttttttttttaattcgacTTTGCCTACTATTGAAGCTACCctattcttttgattttttcccTGATTTGGCTCGACAAAATTAGCAGATTTcactttattaaatataaaatataaaaaatccgTTATTTGGTAACTTAAATTGATAGAaataaacaattattttatattattttaatatactaTCAGAGCAGAGATTTCGAGTATTGAGCAGAAAATATTTAATCCATCGTCCtatgttattattttaatatactaTCAAAGCAGAGATTTCGAGTATTGAGCAGAAAATATTTAATCCATCGTCCTATGTGTGACTGCTGAATTTATTTGCTTTgcctcctatttaattcaagccaaATTCTAAAGCTTAGAAATTACAAAGCTTCTTAATTAGATCAGACGTCAGAAAAAGTATTGaacctaaaatattaaaatactattccTCAATAGCTTAAACCATTTATTACTTCACATTATTCTAGTACACTTACAGAAATATGAAATTACTAGGGtacagcaagtggcaaaaggcttggtggttagtattcGAGACCGAAGTTCGAATTCTAgctgattcatattttcagctaaatttatttctaaataaaataaacgaaacgtgTAGCGTGCTAccaatctctaaaaaaaaaattattttgggaTTTGCACAAAAAAATCTTAACCAATGATGTATTTATATAGTAGTTTTATAATTGAATATTTTCCTCTTTTCTGACTTGAAGTacacaataaatttaaattctattttcaACTAAAATCAACTGATTTATTTACTTGAAATAACtgattttctttaaaaaatctTATACAGTAGATAAAAATAGGTTCCTTTCAAAAGAAAAGTTGGGAGGTCATAATAATATTACTTTTGTGGGAGATGGAATGGGCTACCTGCTGCTTCAGCTCTTTCTTGAAATTAtcagaaaaaataaagttgagttGGAAATTTGGTTGGTGCTCTGTTTCACTTGAAGCACCTGCTCCGttggaaagaaaagtaaaaaaaaaaaaaaaaagtccaaagTAATTGAGTTTAGGTTTGGAGTTGGAACGGTTGATTAAGTTTAATTTGTTACTCTCACCCACCTCAATCAACTTACATCAGGTATTTTCCTCTAAAGAAAGGGTAACATGTGgcataaaatttttcaatattattcttTGTACTTTCTTGGCCTATTTGCATAAACAAATCACcagttttgaaattttgcaaaagtaggatagattttgcagattcaatCCGAATTTGTATTGAACTGACTAAAATACGTTTATTCCTTTctcttatcttcttttttttttttttcactctttcgTATTTTTCTCCTTTCGCTCCAGTTCAAATTTGACATCACCGTTCTTTCCGCTCCTCTCTCTTTGTCTtgctttctctccctctcctctcttcctCCGCTGCCCCACATCGATGCCGCTGCTCCATTGTTTTTCGATCATTTGTTTTTCTCCACCGCTTCGGTTCATCTCCCTTCTCGTcgtctcttcttttcttttctcatatttctctcatttctcttctgCCTCCTCCACTGCCTTACATTGACACCACACTCTCTTTAAgcgaaaattatatttattggacgtcaatatatataatttataatatatatatatatatatatatatataatatatatatatatatatttttatatatatatattatacgtttgaaaatatccgatttacccctactttttttttcttctaaaatacccctcatatgttccaccgttattgcaaaatacctccgcagttatctcctattaagttaacttgggttaaacgtgagttaaatatctgccacagttaaaaaaattaaaatgccaattttatccttaacttaaggacaaataagaaatgttggtggcGGTAGAGAGATaaattggaaaagaccaaaagtcaaaatactttttgtgcccctaactttaaaggcaaataagaaagttagtgatggtggaagggtatatttgaaaaggcaaaatagtaattttacagaaataacagagttaattaacagattttaactctaggggtatattaaaaATAGGTTAGAatgtagaaagggtattttcaatattagcctctaagaggggtaaattgaaaagtcggaaacttttcaggggtatataagcaattgcccctctctctctctctctctctctctctctctctctctctctctatatatatatatatatatagtttagagctactatgctatcgaaagcataaagtagttggtgcttccgattttttagccattggattaaagattctagggttgggatgatagcggtccccttagggttgagtggtacccattgattaataatattaatccaatggttagaaatgatcaatgagGTTGATTTAAGGGCTAAAAATTGGAAGCACCAACTATTTTATGTTTCCaataacatagtagctctactatatatatatagagaactaggctggaatactatatatcaatagcatcaagctattggtgctattagttttttagctcttggagtaagaaatgtgcggtaaggatgatgtgggcctcctagggttgagtgggtggttggttgaatagtataatttaatgggtaaaaataatcaaagcattaaatctaacagtggaaaactcaatagcaccaagccatTAGTGCTAtagatagtatcccagccggactctctctctctctctctctctctctctctNNNNNNNNNNNNNNNNNNNNNNNNNAcatcattcattattattattcacgGATTatgatcaaataatttaatatactgAATCAAAATAACCTATGAAACTAGGGAAATGAGCTTCACTGCCATGTACCTAAATCTAGTAGGGATAGCACCAAACAATTTTTAGGGTGCTGCAAGTCATAAAGGCAGTTTGTATACAAGCTACAAAGATATAACTACAAAAATAGTCAATATTATTGTAATGGGATAACAACTATAAAACTATTTATAATAAACCGAAAAGCAGTTACGTCAATTGAATAGAAATGCAGAATAATCAATTAAATGCCATATTGGTTTAAAGAACAGCATATTACATCCTGCTTTAACTGCGTATATGACCCTAGCATTAGTCGCATATGGCTCATGTTGATCGAAAATAGGAACAAATCTTTTGAAAAAGTAACACTCCTATTCAGAGTATAGACCGCAAGTGTATGTGTAATGCTTACGAATTGTGACATCGATTTATATTTAAGTGCCAATGAAAAATACACATAACAAAGTCCACAAATCAGTCACGATTTCCAAGGAGTCAAAATTCACGATATATCAGCATCTTATATAACATACCATGTTACAAGAATATTAAACTCAATCGTAACGAGCCCACTCGGTAGCAATAATAACGTGGCACAAACACGAGCCCCAATTATCTATATTGGGTGGAGTCCTACTTATATACCATATGACATTCTATTCTCATCCAGTACTAGGACTATGGGAGTGTCCAGACTCTCTCGTTTAGACCCTGAACGTCATTCTCAGCCCTAACACACCGACAGAGCACTACTGCACATGAAACTGTCTGCTAACCGTTGTCATTGACCCAGACTAAGTTTATCAATCACCGACCTGTTTTTTATAGCATGGGCGGAAGCAAGAAGAGCAGACAAGTGGGAGTGGGTTGGCGGGGGAGGGCTGGGCTGGAGTGTAAGGCCTCCCTAACCGAGCAGATTGGTGTTGGGCATGcgcaacattttttatttttttaattaagttttccTCTTTCTATTGTTTTGAAGCGCAAACTCTTTTTGATTTAATAATCTATTTTCTctcattatataaaattttaaaatataatcatatatacatACTTATTAAATAGTTAGattgtttatatttaaatataaactttaatttataattgACCACTTAGATATAGatatgtatattaaaaaataaaagaagaggtGGATGGACGttaagttaattattatttttaaatttagttgcagaaaaattatataaatactaaCTAATCTGTAGGCAACCAACCATTCAAAATTTAGTCAAGTTACATTTACTTATCAATTAACATATTAAAGGTTAAATagttaaataattttgaaaaagttaaatagctgattcaaaatgatttgTAGTTCagaaaatttaacattttatggATTTAATAACAAActtcatttacatttataaGATTGAATGAGCaatcaattcaatttttaaatattttataatattaaaatttgattagtcGCACTAtgaattttaataatttgaaattctaaaatGTATTAGAAGTTTAACTATTcattatcaaataaaattactaatatgAATAATACCGACCGATTCAATTCTGctttatttgaataaaattaaataaaaaaatcaatcacATTTTTTATCGTCAAACTATATACGCACACTTAGTTCGAATTTTAATGGTTATATTTTCTGTACTCACACACCATGAGTCACGTGAGGCTTATTCTCAAAACTTTAATAGTCTGTATATTCAGACTCGCACACTATAGAGGAAAGAACATTATACATTTTAATCCTCAACTTTTACTACTgctttgtaaaataatttattattcttataagtttctattttttaatcttttaatttatatctatatactTTATTGCCTTCAACTTACTgtctctttttacttttttttagcttttttgttTCTACGATCGACCCGCCTAAACACACTATTACTTCACTAGTGTATATACtatcaatatattatataatatataatattattatattagtatatataatattatatatagcagagagagagagagagagagaaagagagagagagagatcacagagagagagagagagagagactggcTGGATATACTTCCCGTATAGCATGCAAGCTCCGTCTACCAATTGTTTCATATGATGGGCGgcttcaaatcaacgatcgacgcAGTTAACTTTTTGATCTTAATATTGACAAGtattttagaaactaaatttcataatttttgctATCATTTACCTACAACATGTGTCAAAAATGAAACGgctaataaataaaaactattaaaaataacgATAAagacttgaaatttaaaatcagatgctactgatcttactctaatagtttgaaaagaattttctataaaaatctcATTAAATCTTGATTGTTTATACCATTTTAATCACAAATGTATCATTATTCTACCAttgaaattgttaattttgagccttTTGACACTACCAAATACTGCCGAAAAATGATGATTTTTAGTATGTCCAATCTCTTAATAAGTGTAGTTCAAGTCTGACGTAGCCATGTCTATTGGAGAcagccgcatcatcaaaaaaACGTCGGTAGCATGACCTCCCGGCGCTACCAATAGCATACCGGCTAGCTCTTATATTAAtcggtgatatatatatatagttgagctaaatATCTCTCATAAACAATTCAGAGGTTGGTGCTTTGAATTTTTTCAAGCTCCTTGTTGGAGAAATTAAGGCTTGGATGATGTTGATAGTGAATAGTTGCTTTGattcaagggctattagtaTATCAAAGGAGTAATCCAGAGCTAGACATGCCTAAAAGCAACAATGGTAATGATAACTTCTAAATTATTCTATGCTCAATTCTAGCTCAAGTTATTGGTGTTATTAGGTTCTTAGCATTTGGAGTAGAAATcatgtcactacaacaaaacggTCAtcatagcgacacttttaaatatattacatatcaaAAAGCTTGCAGCTAGGCtaaaattaccaacacttttaaaaagtggtTGGCTTATGTAGCGGTCGCTTAGGTATATAGTGAAGTTAAAGAGTGGATCGCTTATAACCTAAAGTTGCTGTTAATTTACCACACTTATTTAAGGTATTTACAAACTCGCCGAACTCTATCGTTCGGTGCGGGGCGAGGGACGATAGAAGTTCTTGTCTTCTAAATTATCAgttggattgagtgaagagaagaaagatggtaattaaatttcttttttttttccttttttttttgctttagtATCGGGCAAATGGACTGGGTGGGCTTGAGGtttagagtaatcttttattttgtttgttggCATTTGTGCTTTATATTTTAGATCCAAatggacacttactcaaaagggtcccaaacatgtgtcccgctataacctaattctgtgtGTATGTGTTTTTAAGTATGTTGTGGGGGGCCCCTGGGTTGAGATTATATGTAACGTATATAATCTAACGCGGTAAATAAGTTAAGATGATTAAATCTAACGTGTAAAACTCTGATAGCACAAATTCTTGTCGAATCGACATCCGGCTCCGATTAAAACTTGATCTATAGCGTATTGCAAGtttcagaaataatttttacgatttttcgatatcatttcctAGCAATCGAAACAtgattcaaatcaataatttacgGCTAGAAATAAAGATCTATAAAAAATGTGATATAGTACAAAATTTTCGATCAATAACATTATTGATCTTTTGtagatattataaaaattgtatcaaatTTCATCTATTTGAATACTTCACACCTATTAAACTTAAACGCCCCAGATATCaacattaaaattatgaatttgaataCTTCGTATTCATAGataaaatgatatcaaaaaatcacaaaaattattttcttgaggaaacttcaaatgcgcgaGACAAGTCTATAACGAGACATCATCGATTCAAAATTCCATTCATCGAAACGGCTCAGAGCACGGAGGCCCTCACTGTCTGAAAGCAAGTTGAGCTAGATACTTCTCAAAAAACACAAAGGAGtagtacttttaaattttaagcattGGATGGAGATATGTGGTGAAGATGATGGAGGTAGATTgcgaatagtgtttgatccaaatataatatagtatttaaGAGTAAAATCCagagctagaaacttagaagccaCAAGGGGTTTAGGTTCTTCTATAGTATTTAGctcaatattataatatataatatgtataatatactactatataggagagagatagagatgagagaagagaggaCAGGGCGGGAAGAGATGATAAGGaacagagaggagagagagagtagttgagctagaatactcacAAAAGCACCACTTCATGCGTGTTTTGACAGTTTTTAGCATTGATGGAGAGAGTGAGGTCGATGATATAGTTTAGGCGGTTCTAGGCGGTCTAGGTGGATATGAGTGTTTGTCCAAGGACTTATAGTAGTCAAAAAATAGATCAAGGGCTAGAAAACTATGACCACCAAGGTTCGTTgagtgcttctaaaagtattctagctcaattatatatatagtatattataactAGATGTTAGATATAAGTAGGGCTCTCTCTAGGGAGCAGATGCTTCCGTGCTCTGACGTTTTCTGATGATAAGAATTTTCAAATCGCACGATcaggctccgttagacttatcTAAGCGCATtgtgaagtttctagaaaataatattttgcgAATTTTCTCATTTCATTTATCCTagtgataaaggattcaaaaatccatatttttAATGGTTATTATTTGCCTTTTTCACAGTTTACGTGTAGAAGTATTAAATCAGATGAAATATTGACTAAataat
This DNA window, taken from Ananas comosus cultivar F153 linkage group 5, ASM154086v1, whole genome shotgun sequence, encodes the following:
- the LOC109711034 gene encoding NDR1/HIN1-like protein 12; its protein translation is MSAKDCDHHGGGYYWGWGRHKFYRRLCAVLLFLVIVALLVILIVWLVLRPSKPKYYLQDVTVYSLNLSSPSYLSTTIQVTLSSKNPNDRVGIYYDKLDVYAEYKNQQITVPTELPTGYQGHDDVSVWSPYLAATNVPLAPYLVVALAEDQTAGYLLIDIKVDGRLRWKVGTWISSNYHISVSCPAFLTVLNGNGNGNSVTGYHFQQISSCTVDV